In Mytilus galloprovincialis chromosome 1, xbMytGall1.hap1.1, whole genome shotgun sequence, the following are encoded in one genomic region:
- the LOC143084934 gene encoding uncharacterized protein LOC143084934 isoform X2, with protein MLCLLLLHMAVVLTVTAQKKNIEHLKKVKSAKSEAEIQAILSHHLFVLLAPSAEYLIDGHHSWPADLKKCPACHEDLNLGNTSIGHHKVWYGFPDIIVNKTTVKVKKDEDESIEDEETQDYEWREPDAKRLKVTNDKQNEMGAGGEGSNLSPDVFTTSIEVKKDQGFANEKNLIQTFAQTITNAFYQSKLNPKLNNLCIPSFLVSNVKLRIMMYNCTQDRLYMSENMALWNKDESLNVGTVICIWLVLNFENFQNCVSAEDLEAVGLKKSTFQEKLPGDILAIYQDELSRYLPIKKVKKEEQPPKTAFDLPMSKYAQNVVQKLAGMAHRYFT; from the exons AGAAGAACATCGAACATTTAAAGAAGGTCAAAAGTGCAAAGAGTGAAGCAGAAATACAAGCAATCCTTTCCCATCATTTGTTTGTACTGTTAGCTCCTTCAGCAGAATATTTGATTGATGGCCATCACAGTTGGCCTGCAGATTTGAAAAAATGTCCAGCATGTCATGAAGACCTGAATCTTGGGAATACATCTATAG GACATCACAAAGTTTGGTATGGTTTTCCTGATATCATAGTTAATAAAACTACTGTCAAAGTTAAAAAAGATGAAGATGAGAGCATTGAAGATGAAGAAACTCAAGACTATGAGTGGAGAGAACCTGATGCAAAAAGGTTAAAAGTCACGAATGATAAACAGAATGAAATGGGAGCTGGTGGGGAAGGCTCAAATTTAAGCCCTGATGTATTCACTACAAGCATTGAGGTGAAAAAAGATCAGGGATTTGCCAATGAAAAGAATTTGATACAGACTTTTGCTCAAACTATTACAAATGCTTTTTATCAGTCAAAACTGAATCCAAAGCTGAACAATCTCTGTATTCCATCTTTCTTAGTCTCAAATGTTAAACTAAGAATTATGATGTACAACTGCACACAAGACAGACTCTACATGTCTGAAAACATGGCTCTCTGGAATAAGGATGAAAGTCTGAATGTTGGAACAGTCATTTGTATATGGTtggtgttaaattttgaaaacttcCAAAACTGTGTTTCAGCAGAAGATCTTGAAGCTGTTGGGCTTAAAAAGTCAACCTTTCAGGAAAAACTGCCTGGTGATATTCTTGCAATATATCAAGATGAACTAAGTAGATACTTgccaataaaaaaagtaaaaaaagaggAGCAACCACCAAAGACAGCTTTTGACCTACCGATGTCTAAGTATGCCCAAAATGTGGTGCAAAAGTTGGCTGGAATGGCTCATCGTTACTTTACATAA